The Gammaproteobacteria bacterium genome window below encodes:
- a CDS encoding flap endonuclease, whose translation MTDNVYLIDSSIYVFRAWFTVPDSVVNQANEPVNAVYGFADFVYQFLQQAKPKYVAFTFDESLKSSFRNEMFPEYKANRDPAPIELKRQFKYCREFIEALGICEIGSPHYEADDLIGTLATRMRNQGHPITILSADKDLAQLITEDDIFWNFAKGERNSIPQIKKKFGVYPNQIADQLAIAGDTADNIPGVPGIGMATAAKLLNKFSSLDELLRNIHKVSEMKIRGAKRIQGLLADHEEELLLYKKLTEIHCEVELDDSVTLKRNMPDFTMLNDLFEVLNFGEFRREKWMRFLKAA comes from the coding sequence TTGACCGATAACGTCTACTTAATAGATTCTAGTATCTATGTTTTCCGTGCCTGGTTCACGGTACCGGATAGTGTTGTAAATCAAGCCAATGAACCAGTAAATGCAGTGTATGGTTTCGCAGATTTTGTCTATCAATTTCTACAACAAGCTAAACCCAAATATGTAGCGTTTACTTTTGATGAAAGCTTGAAGTCTTCATTTCGAAATGAAATGTTCCCAGAGTACAAAGCGAACCGTGATCCAGCGCCTATAGAATTAAAACGCCAATTTAAGTATTGCCGAGAATTTATAGAAGCTTTAGGGATTTGCGAAATTGGCAGCCCACATTATGAAGCAGATGACTTAATCGGCACCTTAGCGACACGTATGCGCAATCAAGGCCACCCTATTACGATTCTATCTGCAGACAAAGATCTCGCACAGCTCATCACTGAAGATGATATTTTTTGGAATTTTGCTAAAGGCGAACGCAATTCTATCCCACAAATCAAAAAAAAGTTTGGGGTGTACCCAAATCAAATAGCAGATCAGCTTGCAATTGCCGGTGATACTGCCGACAACATCCCAGGAGTACCTGGAATCGGTATGGCCACTGCTGCAAAGTTGTTAAACAAGTTTTCAAGTCTCGACGAACTATTGCGAAATATTCATAAAGTCAGTGAAATGAAAATACGCGGTGCCAAACGTATACAGGGCTTACTAGCTGACCATGAAGAAGAATTGCTTTTATATAAAAAGCTCACTGAAATTCACTGTGAAGTTGAACTTGATGACAGTGTCACACTGAAACGCAACATGCCCGACTTCACCATGCTGAATGATTTATTTGAGGTGTTAAATTTTGGTGAATTCCGGCGCGAAAAGTGGATGAGATTTTTAAAAGCTGCCTAG
- a CDS encoding pseudouridine synthase — translation MAKLIAFNKPFGVLSQFTDSDANNNSNRQTLKDYIDTPNVYAAGRLDKDSEGLLLLTDDGKLQQRIADPKFKWTKHYWAQVEGEVSDEALHALRQGVELKDGITLPAEVTRIDEPKNLWERDPPIRFRKTIPTQWLDIVIKEGRNRQVRRMTAAVNHPTLRLIRHQIGPIELGPLTLGEYKSMDIKNFKI, via the coding sequence ATGGCAAAATTAATTGCATTCAACAAACCTTTTGGTGTACTCAGCCAGTTTACGGACTCGGATGCCAATAATAATTCGAACAGGCAAACGCTAAAAGACTACATCGATACTCCTAATGTATATGCTGCTGGCCGTTTAGATAAAGATAGCGAAGGTTTATTGCTCCTTACCGACGATGGCAAACTACAACAACGCATTGCTGACCCTAAGTTCAAATGGACCAAACATTATTGGGCGCAAGTAGAAGGTGAAGTCAGTGATGAAGCATTACACGCACTAAGGCAAGGCGTTGAGTTAAAAGATGGAATAACACTCCCCGCAGAAGTCACGCGTATAGATGAACCAAAAAACTTATGGGAACGCGATCCGCCCATTCGCTTTCGCAAAACCATCCCCACACAATGGTTAGATATCGTGATAAAAGAAGGTCGCAACCGACAAGTACGGCGCATGACGGCAGCCGTGAATCATCCAACCCTTAGACTGATCCGCCACCAGATTGGGCCAATTGAATTAGGCCCGCTTACTCTTGGCGAGTACAAAAGTATGGATATTAAAAATTTTAAAATATAG
- a CDS encoding ferrochelatase, producing MPKFQGSQNYAHGSNTCLGVLITNLGTPEAPTPRAIRKYLAEFLWDPRVVEIPRPIWWLILHGVILRTRPRAKSGDYAKVWTDEGSPLLVISKQQRDALQTKLSNLCSGPVKVELAMRYGQPSITSALENLKAQGARRILLFPLYPQYSASTTASTFDAVAKVFMQQRWMPELRMVNNYGADEGYINACATQIQNHWDNHSQSQELIFSFHGLPKRNLELGDPYHCECQQTARLIAEKLNLNESQWRLTFQSRFGRAEWMQPYTIKTMEELPGEGVKSIDVFCPGFSADCIETLEEISLENRDVFLHAGGESFSYIAGLNAEAVHIDALANIVMQHTQGWPEVSSNYQGSDEGTAKERAMKLGAMQ from the coding sequence ATGCCAAAATTTCAAGGCAGTCAAAATTATGCGCACGGCAGTAATACTTGCCTGGGTGTGTTAATTACTAATCTGGGCACACCTGAAGCGCCTACCCCGCGAGCGATTAGAAAATACTTAGCTGAATTTCTTTGGGATCCACGTGTGGTTGAAATCCCAAGGCCTATTTGGTGGTTGATTTTACATGGTGTAATTTTACGCACGCGTCCACGGGCAAAGTCAGGAGACTATGCAAAAGTATGGACCGATGAAGGTTCGCCACTTTTAGTAATTAGTAAACAGCAGCGTGATGCGTTGCAAACCAAGCTTAGTAATCTTTGCTCGGGTCCAGTAAAAGTTGAACTTGCCATGCGTTATGGGCAACCTTCCATCACTTCAGCTTTAGAAAACTTAAAAGCGCAAGGTGCACGTAGAATTTTATTATTTCCGTTATATCCTCAATATTCAGCTAGCACAACGGCTTCAACATTTGATGCGGTAGCAAAAGTATTTATGCAGCAACGTTGGATGCCTGAACTTCGAATGGTAAATAATTATGGTGCTGATGAAGGCTATATCAATGCTTGTGCTACACAAATCCAGAATCACTGGGATAATCATTCGCAAAGCCAAGAATTAATATTTTCATTTCATGGTCTACCGAAACGAAATTTAGAGCTAGGCGATCCCTATCATTGTGAATGCCAACAAACGGCCAGGCTTATTGCAGAGAAATTAAATTTAAATGAATCGCAATGGCGGTTAACATTTCAATCACGGTTTGGTAGAGCAGAATGGATGCAACCCTATACGATTAAAACTATGGAAGAACTTCCTGGTGAAGGGGTTAAGTCTATCGATGTGTTTTGCCCGGGTTTTTCAGCAGACTGTATAGAAACACTTGAAGAGATTAGTTTAGAGAACCGCGATGTATTCTTACATGCAGGTGGCGAGTCATTTAGTTATATTGCAGGCCTTAATGCAGAGGCTGTTCATATTGATGCACTTGCAAATATTGTTATGCAGCACACTCAAGGTTGGCCTGAAGTGTCATCAAACTATCAAGGGTCTGATGAGGGTACTGCTAAAGAACGTGCAATGAAGTTGGGCGCTATGCAATAA
- a CDS encoding HNH endonuclease codes for MPMEWINYQDAARLYHVGQVAYTCGERMYEIHGGINARSGLRSTLDVHSIIATYGNNKSLHDSYVPPLNNRTLFKRDANLCLYCGDHFDRRELSRDHVRPISQGGVDLWNNVVTACKRCNNHKAGQTPEEAGMQLLAIPFSPTHAEYIYLQGRRVLADQMKFLLAHFPRTSPLHQRLSNLT; via the coding sequence ATGCCAATGGAATGGATTAACTACCAAGATGCTGCGCGTCTATATCATGTCGGGCAGGTGGCTTATACATGTGGTGAGCGTATGTATGAGATACACGGAGGTATTAATGCACGCAGTGGTCTTAGAAGCACATTAGATGTTCATTCGATTATTGCTACCTACGGCAATAATAAGTCTTTGCACGATAGCTATGTTCCTCCACTTAATAACCGAACCTTATTCAAGCGCGATGCAAATTTGTGTTTGTATTGTGGCGATCACTTTGATCGTCGTGAATTATCCCGCGATCATGTGCGTCCCATCAGCCAAGGTGGTGTAGATCTTTGGAATAATGTGGTGACTGCCTGTAAGCGCTGTAATAACCACAAAGCCGGCCAAACACCTGAGGAAGCGGGGATGCAGTTATTAGCGATCCCGTTTAGTCCTACGCATGCAGAGTATATATATTTACAAGGCCGCAGAGTACTTGCGGATCAAATGAAGTTTTTGCTCGCCCATTTCCCACGTACAAGCCCTTTGCATCAACGGCTCAGCAACTTGACGTAA
- a CDS encoding diguanylate cyclase, with protein MTIAPGDTRQLSTLSRLGLFGAVDLEQCSELLVKCSSKSLNPGQMLLYKDQENHSMYVIVDGHLGMHLQEDASAVVTLNPGDTVGEMSVIGGQATSAFVIAQSNCKVLEIPEKLLWEFVSSDLNFAKNLMKLFVKRMLDLNRLLYQRMHEEARSKIKAEKDQATGLYNMEWMKETLPYEMTRCAMRNRALSIMILKIDRYDNFVHSYGSYTADKIFQAVANAVQIQLRGMDMAVKHDEGCIALLLIGTDEIQAENVVKRIHKAVNHLVLGDQKLTEKFTLSVGVAEMAEEDYAELLIARTQAALDRAVNDGGNQTSH; from the coding sequence ATGACTATAGCGCCTGGCGATACCCGACAACTTTCCACGCTGTCACGGCTTGGTTTGTTTGGTGCGGTAGATTTGGAGCAATGTTCCGAGTTATTGGTTAAGTGTTCAAGTAAGTCTTTAAACCCTGGTCAGATGTTGTTGTATAAAGACCAGGAGAATCACTCCATGTATGTCATTGTTGACGGCCATTTAGGTATGCATCTTCAAGAAGATGCATCCGCAGTTGTGACATTAAATCCTGGCGATACGGTAGGCGAAATGTCTGTCATTGGTGGTCAAGCGACAAGTGCATTTGTAATTGCCCAATCCAACTGCAAAGTACTAGAAATTCCTGAAAAGCTTTTATGGGAATTTGTTTCCAGTGATTTAAATTTCGCAAAAAATTTAATGAAGCTATTTGTTAAGCGTATGCTTGATTTAAATCGTTTGCTGTACCAACGCATGCATGAAGAAGCTAGAAGTAAAATTAAAGCAGAAAAAGATCAAGCAACCGGTTTATATAATATGGAGTGGATGAAGGAAACACTGCCGTATGAAATGACGCGCTGCGCAATGCGCAATCGTGCATTGTCGATCATGATTCTAAAGATCGATCGTTATGATAATTTTGTTCATTCTTACGGATCCTATACAGCAGATAAAATATTTCAAGCGGTGGCTAATGCAGTGCAAATTCAGCTGCGTGGTATGGATATGGCCGTTAAGCACGATGAAGGATGCATAGCATTGCTATTAATTGGCACAGATGAGATCCAAGCTGAAAATGTAGTGAAACGAATACATAAAGCCGTAAACCACCTTGTCTTGGGTGATCAAAAGCTAACTGAAAAATTTACACTTTCGGTTGGTGTAGCAGAAATGGCAGAAGAAGATTATGCAGAACTGTTGATAGCAAGAACTCAGGCTGCATTAGATCGAGCTGTAAATGATGGCGGTAATCAAACTTCACACTAA
- a CDS encoding DUF3106 domain-containing protein, translated as MSKVLTTIILLMLCVSAHAQDPIAWDDLSAEQQRVLKKFEGKWSDLPPHKQNKLSRGAQNWQNMTPEKQDKVRERYKWYKDLPPEKRERLREKWQSMSPEERKAFRKKHKGKHKQKKKKGSWNKDH; from the coding sequence ATGAGTAAAGTACTTACTACAATTATCTTGCTAATGCTTTGTGTGAGCGCGCATGCACAAGATCCCATTGCGTGGGATGATTTAAGTGCTGAGCAGCAGCGAGTGTTGAAAAAGTTTGAAGGCAAATGGTCTGATTTACCCCCGCACAAGCAAAATAAGTTGTCACGTGGCGCTCAGAATTGGCAAAACATGACGCCAGAAAAACAAGATAAAGTTCGTGAACGTTACAAGTGGTACAAGGATTTACCGCCAGAGAAAAGAGAAAGATTGCGTGAGAAATGGCAGAGCATGTCTCCGGAAGAGCGTAAAGCATTTCGTAAAAAACACAAAGGTAAGCATAAGCAGAAAAAGAAAAAAGGCAGTTGGAATAAAGACCACTAA
- a CDS encoding RNA polymerase sigma factor, whose protein sequence is MKTERRAFRMAQLSTRNREDALDVVQDAMMQLASKYANKPADQWAPLFYRILNNRIMDFHRKNTTQSRWRVWFSNADDEDDGYDPVQHAPSSDLGPGAVADLDDSVERVDHFIQQLSPRQRQAFLLRAWEGMDVAETAKIMKCSQGSVKTHYSRAVHFLREQLQENL, encoded by the coding sequence ATGAAGACGGAAAGACGTGCCTTTCGTATGGCTCAACTGTCAACTAGAAACCGAGAAGACGCTTTAGATGTAGTGCAGGATGCCATGATGCAGTTAGCGAGTAAGTATGCCAATAAGCCTGCGGATCAGTGGGCGCCGCTGTTTTATCGCATACTGAATAATCGCATAATGGACTTTCACCGCAAAAACACCACGCAAAGCCGCTGGCGGGTTTGGTTTAGCAATGCTGATGATGAAGACGATGGTTATGATCCAGTGCAGCACGCACCTAGTAGTGATTTAGGTCCCGGTGCAGTTGCAGATTTAGATGACTCTGTTGAACGCGTCGATCATTTTATTCAACAGTTATCGCCACGTCAGAGACAGGCTTTTTTATTGCGTGCTTGGGAAGGTATGGATGTAGCAGAAACCGCAAAGATTATGAAATGTTCACAAGGAAGTGTAAAAACACATTACTCAAGAGCTGTGCATTTTTTGCGTGAACAATTACAGGAAAACTTATGA
- a CDS encoding primosomal protein N', protein MNSPSVLIIALPIPLYQTFEYLPAKDLDFKHYKIGTRVRVQFGARKLIGLIIKKAANSSLPINKLKRVTEVLDDEPIFDKALLELLFWAAEYYQQAIGEVLFTALPSVLRKGKLITPTTSTLYKLSTDQNLDSELARAPKQRLIVELLKASPNGLSAEEVAIHMPNWRSAMNALLSKNFIKKVQQEILPQSISTEKSIEKLNLNTEQQQAYEELTTKLNKFNCCLLDGVTGSGKTEVYLSLAADVIAKKKQVLILVPEIGLTPQLLQRIESRLGEKVHLTHSGLNDNERAQTWLATKTNKASIVVGTRSAIFLPYSKLGLIIIDEEHDLSFKQHEGFLYNARDIAVYRAHQLKIPILLGTATPSFETQHNVNNQRYQKLVLSKRAKDSSVPDVKLVDMRSVASSDGLSNELIQAMLTELANGNQILLFLNRRGYAPTILCQECAWIAECTRCDARMTFYKKRNILKCHHCMKEEKVPEICPTCNSDKLLWLGEGTQRIENKLKEIFPNTAITRIDRDSTRKKNALEEKLNEIHSGKYQIVIGTQMLSKGHDFPNVTLVGILNVDHGLFSTDFRATERLAQLLVQVAGRAGRSTKKGKVLLQTYLPEHPQLNCLLAEGYTAFSKEALKIRKECALPPYTFMLMVRARANSMGLTQNFLQDVKSLMEKENIQGLTIYGPIPAMMERKAGMYQSQLIIFAKHRKSIQQNLTNWTQAITARPLAKRVRWDIEVDPLEMN, encoded by the coding sequence ATGAATTCTCCCTCTGTTTTAATCATTGCTTTACCCATCCCGCTATACCAGACGTTTGAGTATTTACCTGCTAAAGACCTGGATTTTAAACATTACAAAATAGGTACACGTGTACGTGTGCAATTTGGAGCACGCAAGCTGATTGGTCTAATTATAAAAAAGGCAGCTAATAGCTCACTGCCCATCAATAAACTCAAACGTGTAACAGAAGTATTAGATGATGAACCAATATTTGATAAGGCGTTATTAGAATTATTATTCTGGGCGGCAGAATACTATCAACAAGCTATTGGTGAAGTATTATTTACCGCACTACCTTCGGTATTACGTAAAGGCAAGTTAATTACTCCCACAACCAGCACACTATACAAATTATCCACTGATCAAAATTTAGATTCTGAATTAGCTCGTGCACCCAAACAACGTTTAATCGTTGAGTTATTAAAAGCGAGCCCCAACGGACTCAGTGCTGAAGAAGTCGCAATTCATATGCCTAATTGGCGAAGCGCTATGAATGCGCTTTTGAGTAAAAATTTCATAAAGAAGGTTCAACAAGAAATTTTACCCCAATCAATAAGCACTGAAAAATCAATAGAGAAATTGAACTTAAACACAGAGCAACAACAAGCTTATGAGGAATTAACCACTAAGCTTAATAAATTTAATTGTTGTTTATTAGATGGTGTTACCGGTAGTGGAAAAACTGAAGTTTATTTATCTCTAGCTGCAGATGTAATAGCAAAAAAGAAGCAGGTTCTTATACTTGTACCTGAAATTGGTCTCACGCCTCAACTATTACAACGCATTGAATCTCGCTTAGGCGAGAAAGTGCATTTAACGCATTCAGGTTTAAACGATAACGAACGCGCACAAACTTGGCTTGCAACAAAAACCAATAAAGCAAGCATAGTAGTAGGTACGCGCTCGGCTATTTTCCTACCCTACTCCAAACTTGGATTAATTATAATAGATGAAGAACATGATCTATCTTTTAAACAACACGAAGGATTTCTTTACAATGCGCGAGATATTGCAGTTTACCGCGCCCATCAATTGAAAATACCTATTTTACTTGGTACTGCAACACCTTCTTTCGAAACTCAGCACAATGTTAATAACCAGCGTTATCAAAAATTGGTGCTTTCTAAGCGGGCAAAAGATTCAAGTGTCCCCGATGTTAAATTAGTTGATATGCGTTCAGTAGCTTCATCAGACGGCCTATCTAATGAACTCATACAAGCGATGCTAACTGAGCTAGCGAACGGCAATCAAATACTATTATTTTTAAACCGTCGCGGTTACGCTCCAACCATACTCTGCCAAGAATGCGCATGGATAGCAGAATGCACAAGGTGCGATGCGCGTATGACATTTTACAAAAAAAGAAATATTTTAAAATGTCACCATTGTATGAAGGAAGAAAAAGTTCCTGAAATTTGCCCCACGTGTAACTCAGATAAACTTTTATGGTTGGGCGAAGGTACACAAAGAATTGAGAATAAATTAAAAGAAATTTTTCCGAATACAGCGATCACACGTATTGATCGCGACAGTACACGTAAAAAAAATGCCTTAGAAGAGAAGCTGAATGAAATTCATTCTGGCAAATATCAGATCGTTATTGGCACACAAATGTTATCCAAAGGACATGATTTCCCCAATGTTACTTTAGTCGGCATTTTGAATGTTGATCATGGTCTATTCAGTACTGACTTTCGTGCTACCGAGCGTCTTGCGCAGTTACTTGTACAGGTCGCAGGCCGGGCTGGACGAAGTACAAAAAAAGGTAAAGTATTACTGCAAACCTATTTGCCAGAACACCCGCAATTAAATTGTTTATTGGCCGAGGGGTATACCGCTTTTAGTAAAGAAGCATTAAAAATTCGCAAAGAATGCGCCCTACCCCCCTACACCTTTATGCTCATGGTTCGTGCGCGTGCCAATAGTATGGGGTTGACACAAAACTTTTTACAGGACGTTAAATCTCTCATGGAAAAAGAAAACATTCAGGGCTTAACTATCTATGGGCCTATTCCTGCAATGATGGAGCGTAAAGCAGGAATGTATCAAAGCCAGTTGATTATTTTTGCCAAGCACAGGAAATCAATTCAACAAAATTTAACCAATTGGACCCAAGCGATCACCGCACGGCCACTCGCCAAGCGCGTACGGTGGGATATTGAGGTTGACCCCCTAGAGATGAATTAA
- a CDS encoding arginine--tRNA ligase, whose product MQSQIAKLISAAIANLQSAGSISEDLRTDVHVARSKDKTHGDFACNVALQLAKQAKIPPRKLAEMLLANMPEDPIVAKIEIAGPGFLNFYIQENLHGEVLNIIMQQQDQYGLSKIYADKKVQIEFVSANPTGPLHVGHGRGAAYGATIGNLLAAVGYEVQREYYVNDAGRQIDILTASVWLRYLELCDEKFAFPTNGYQGDYVWDIAATLHREHADKYNHATQEWVSDLPADEPKGGDKEVYIDAIIAKTKTLLGESGYGTFTKCALDTITNDIKDDLELFGVHYDNWFSEKSLVTNNKVHAALATLEENGHSYIKDDAIWFRSTNFGDEKDRVLVRANGSHTYFASDIAYHLDKYQRGFDKLINIWGADHHGYITRIKAAVQALGKDPKCLQIPLVQFANLYRGGEKLAMSTRSGEFVTLRELRKQVGKDAARFFYVMRKHEQHLDFDLDLATSQSKDNPVFYVQYVHARICRIFEQAGIDMNDQTVINADTEKLSNEYEKNILKILSQFTESISSSADKLSPHILVNYLRDVANAFHSFYDKKENKVLVDDVVLRNARLKLIYATKIVIHNGLTLLDVSAPQRM is encoded by the coding sequence ATGCAATCACAAATAGCCAAACTTATCAGCGCAGCAATAGCGAATCTTCAATCGGCTGGAAGCATTTCCGAAGATCTAAGAACAGATGTGCATGTGGCTCGCAGTAAAGATAAAACTCATGGAGACTTTGCCTGCAATGTTGCTTTGCAACTCGCGAAACAAGCGAAAATACCGCCTCGAAAATTAGCAGAAATGCTACTGGCTAACATGCCTGAAGACCCTATCGTGGCAAAAATTGAAATTGCTGGACCTGGTTTTCTTAACTTTTATATACAAGAAAACTTACATGGTGAGGTGCTTAATATCATCATGCAGCAACAAGACCAATACGGTCTTTCAAAAATTTATGCGGATAAAAAAGTACAGATTGAATTCGTATCCGCAAACCCTACAGGACCCTTACATGTAGGTCATGGTAGAGGTGCAGCTTATGGCGCTACTATTGGAAATCTATTAGCCGCAGTAGGTTATGAAGTACAGCGCGAATATTATGTAAATGATGCCGGCAGACAGATCGATATCCTGACTGCATCTGTTTGGCTGCGTTATTTAGAATTATGTGATGAAAAATTTGCATTCCCTACTAATGGTTATCAAGGCGATTATGTTTGGGATATTGCAGCCACATTACATCGTGAACATGCTGATAAATATAACCACGCAACTCAAGAATGGGTGTCCGACCTACCTGCTGACGAACCCAAAGGTGGCGATAAAGAAGTTTATATCGATGCCATCATTGCTAAAACTAAAACTTTATTAGGTGAAAGTGGTTATGGCACTTTTACCAAATGTGCTTTAGATACGATCACTAATGATATCAAAGACGATTTAGAATTATTCGGTGTACATTATGATAATTGGTTTTCAGAAAAATCACTAGTAACCAATAACAAGGTACACGCTGCACTCGCAACGCTAGAAGAAAACGGTCACAGTTACATTAAAGATGATGCAATTTGGTTTCGTAGTACTAACTTTGGCGACGAAAAAGATCGAGTTTTAGTTCGTGCTAATGGCTCGCATACATATTTTGCATCTGATATAGCTTATCACTTAGACAAATATCAACGTGGCTTTGACAAACTAATTAATATCTGGGGCGCAGATCATCACGGCTATATAACGCGGATAAAAGCTGCGGTGCAAGCATTAGGCAAAGATCCTAAATGCTTGCAAATTCCATTAGTACAATTTGCAAATCTGTATAGAGGCGGTGAGAAACTTGCAATGTCTACGCGTTCTGGTGAGTTTGTTACCTTGCGCGAGCTTCGTAAACAAGTGGGTAAAGATGCTGCACGCTTTTTTTATGTAATGCGCAAACATGAACAGCATTTAGACTTTGATTTGGATCTTGCTACCTCGCAATCGAAGGATAATCCTGTTTTCTATGTGCAATATGTACATGCCAGAATTTGTAGGATATTTGAACAAGCAGGCATCGATATGAATGATCAAACCGTTATTAATGCAGATACTGAGAAATTATCGAATGAATATGAAAAAAATATATTGAAAATATTAAGTCAATTTACTGAAAGTATTTCATCTTCTGCAGATAAACTATCTCCACATATTTTAGTAAACTATCTGCGCGATGTGGCGAATGCTTTCCATAGTTTTTATGACAAAAAAGAAAATAAGGTATTAGTTGATGATGTCGTATTACGGAATGCTAGACTTAAGTTAATATATGCCACCAAAATTGTCATCCATAACGGCTTGACGCTTCTTGATGTAAGTGCACCCCAAAGAATGTAA
- a CDS encoding SPOR domain-containing protein — MARKRKRSTAKSSSIIPAWIWLTLGILIGLGIAMFTGSNVGNVEQVTTSSQSKVTKEPETKRKFDFYTLLPELEIVIPLEESQPPKQKPSASPDTTNKQQTNYRGGYLLQAGSFQQFNEADSLKARLALIGVEANIQSVEVNKTKWHRVQIGPSNDRNALEKLRKRLKSSQIDTILLQAKK, encoded by the coding sequence ATGGCACGCAAAAGAAAACGCTCTACAGCGAAATCATCCAGCATCATTCCAGCATGGATATGGTTGACGCTTGGTATTTTAATCGGCTTGGGTATAGCAATGTTTACCGGTTCAAATGTCGGCAATGTAGAGCAAGTGACTACATCTTCACAATCAAAAGTCACTAAAGAACCTGAAACCAAACGCAAATTCGATTTTTATACCTTGTTGCCTGAACTTGAAATTGTGATACCTCTGGAAGAGTCACAACCACCTAAACAGAAACCCTCTGCTTCACCCGACACTACTAACAAACAACAAACAAACTATAGAGGCGGTTACTTATTACAAGCAGGTTCGTTTCAACAATTTAATGAGGCCGACAGTCTGAAAGCACGCTTAGCGTTAATTGGCGTAGAAGCGAATATTCAATCTGTAGAGGTGAATAAAACCAAATGGCATCGCGTGCAAATTGGCCCTTCCAATGATCGCAATGCGCTTGAGAAACTTCGCAAACGTTTAAAGTCCAGTCAAATCGATACGATTCTGTTGCAAGCTAAAAAGTAG